In Rhodothermales bacterium, the genomic window CACGACGGCCTCCGAGATGGGCAAAATCCTCGAAAACACCTATCGGGCCACGACAATCGCTCTCATGGACGAGTGGGGCCGGTTCGCGGAAGCTGCGGGGGTGGACCTGTTTGAGGTGATCGACGCGATCCGCATGCGCCCTACGCACGCGAACATGCGGCAGCCCGGTCTTGGCGTGGGCGGCTACTGTCTGACCAAGGATCCGATGATGGCAGGCATCGCGGCGCGTCAGATACTCGATTTGCCTGACGCACGATTTCCCCTGTCAGAGATGGCGGTGCGCACCAACCAGCGCATGCCGGAGGCGGCGATTGACCGGGCGCGCACGCTGCTTGGCGGATTTGCCGGCAAACGTGTGCTGCTCTGCGGGGCCTCGTACCGGTCCGACGTGGCCGACACGCGCTATTCCCCCTCCGAGACGTTCTATCGTGGTGCGATGGCGGAGGGAGCGGCCGTCACGGTGCAGGACCCGCTGGTCACGCATTGGGACGAACTGGGCCTCGCGCCGACCGCTGAGATCCCGGAATGGCACCGATTTGACGCGGTCATATTCGCCGTGGCGCACGCGGAGTACGGCGAAATCAACTTTTCCCACCTGCCCGAGAACGGTTCGACCGTCTTTTTGGACGCCAACCGGGTGCTTTCACCTGCGCAGGTCTCCCACATTCGATCCGCCGGCTACGAGCTGGCTTTCATCGGCCGAGGCACATGAAGAAAATCCTGATCACCGGCGGCGCCGGTTTCATTGGCTACCACCTGGCCAGGCACCTGCTGGAAACCGGGCACGAGGTGGAACTGCTGGACGATTTCTCCCGCGGCGTGCGCGACGACGCCCTGGTCGCCCTGTTCGAACACCCGGGGCTTTCTTTGCGCTCTGCGAACCTTTTGACGCAGGACATGGACGATTTGCCCGCGGACTATTCGGCCATCGTGCATCTGGCGGCGATGATTGGGGTCGCCCACGTGATGCGGCGGCCCTATCGCGTGTTGACGGACAATGTGCGCATGCTGGACGCTGCGCTGGCCATCGGGCACAGGCAAAACGATCTCGACCGGTTCCTATTCGCGTCTACCAGCGAGATCTACGCCGGAACGCTGCGCAGCATCGGCATGACGATTCCGACGCCAGAGAGCACATCGCTCGTATTGCCCCCGCTGACTGAAGCGCGCACATCCTACATGCTCTCGAAGGCCTACGGCGAAGCCATGTGCTTTCAGTCTGGCCTACCGTGCACGGTTTTCCGGCCACATAACGTATACGGCCCGCGCATGGGCCTCAGCCATGTCATCCCGGAGTTGCACCGCAAAACGCGCGATTTGCCGGTGGGCGGCGTGCTTGAGGTCGCGTCGCCCGAACACCGGCGCACGTTCTGCTACGTGGAGGACGCGGCGCGGCAAATCGCCGCCATGTTGACGGGCGATGTTGTCGGAGAATCCCTGAATCTGGGTCAACCGGGTCCGGAAATCCCGATGCGTAAGCTGGCAAAAACGCTTTTGCGGGCTATCGGTCGGTCCGATGTCGAAGTGCGCGGCCTGCCGGACACGCCGGGCTCACCCACGCGGCGATGCCCGGACATGAGTCGCACATTCGACCGGCTGGGCCTTGCACCGGGTGTATCCTTGGAAGAGGGGCTGCGCCGGACCACCAGCTGGTACGAAGAACACGTCTTTTCGGGCGCGGGGGTCAGCGCGGTATGATTCCCCTGGCCATCCCCAACATGGCGGGCAACGAGGCCCGCTACCTGGCCGAGTGCGTCGAAACCAACTTCGTTTCGTCCGTCGGTCGATTCGTCACGCGGCTTGAAGAGCAGTGTGCCGGGATTGCCGGTACGCGTCGGGCCGTGGCTACCTCCGCCGGCACCACCGGCCTGCAGCTTGCGCTTCTGGGCGTCGGCGTGCGTCCGGGCGATGTGGTCATAACTCCCGCCCTGAGCTTCATCGCCACGGCCAACGCCGTGCGCCATTGTGGAGCCGAACCCTGGTTCGTGGACATCGATGCGGACTCCTGGTCGCTTTCGCCGGATCAACTTTCCGAGGCCCTGGAGGCGCAGGGGCGGCGAACTGCAGATGGATGGGTGCATCGCCCGTCCGGCCGCAGGATCGCTGCCATTTTGCCGGTGCACCTGAACGGAATACCGGCACTAATGCAGGAATTACGCGCTATTGCGGACCGATTTGACGTGCCGCTGGTCGCCGATGCCGCCGCAGCCATCGGCGCGTCCCTTCACCATGGGCAATTGTTCGATCTGGCCGACGCATCGGTCTTTTCCTTCAATGGCAACAAGACGGTCACCGCGGGAGGCGGCGGCTGTGTGGTCACGAATGACGAGCAGGTCGCCGACCGCATGAAGCATTTGTCGACGACCGCGCGCACCGGGCCGGACTACGATCACGACGAGGTCGGCTTCAATTTCCGCATGACCAACCTGCAAGCGGCGGTAGGCTGCGCGCAGTTGGAGCAGGTCGAAACGTTTTTGGCGCACAAACGCACCATCCAGGAGCGGTATGACCGTGCGTTTGCCGGCACGCTGGGCGCATCCCCGCACATCGACTATGGCACATCTGCCTGCTGGCTGTCCGTGGCGATGACCTCGGGACTCGACGAGACCCGAAGCCTTATCGCCGGGCTCGCTGAGCGCGGTGTAATGGCCCGCACGTTTTTCAAGCCGCTGAACCGGCAAATCCCGTATGTCGACGCTCCTTCCGAGGCCACCCCGGTTAGTGACCGGATCTGGGGGCGCGTGCTGACGCTCCCCTGCTCGACGGGCCTTACGGAGGCGGAGCAGGAAACGGTCATCGCCGCCGTGCACGACGCAGTAGGTGCACGGGTCGAAGCCGGCGCCGAGTTCGAAGCCGGCGCCGGGGCGGCCGAAACGCTCGCTACCCACTCGGATTCAAGGGCAGCATGAGCGTAATCGGACTCATTACCGCGCGCGCCGGCTCAAAGCGCATTCCGGACAAGAACGTCCGAACGCTCGGAGGCCGGCCGCTCATCTGCTGGACATTCGAGTCGGCAACCGAGGCCCGGTCGCTGGACCGCGTCGTGCTATCGACCGATTGTCCCTACATGGCTCATCTGGCCCGCCAGCAAGGGGTAGAAGTACCCTTTCTGCGGCCTGCCGAACTTGCGGGTGACCACTCCAGTCATGACGACGTGGTTCGACATGCCGTCGAAGCCCTCGAGGGGGTCGAGTGGGTGGTGCTGCTGCAGCCCACATCGCCCTTTCGATCCGCAGGGGACATTGACGCCGCCGTGGAGCTGGCCCGCCGCACGGGCGATGCCGTCATTGGGGTAGCCGAGGCGCCGGCACCGCTGGCGCTCATGTGGCAGCCGTCCGCCGCGGGCACGCTGCGGCCGCTGCAATCGCCAGACGGCACCTACATCCGGTCGCAGGACCAGCCGCCGGTGTACTACACGAACGGGGCACTGTACGTGTTTAGCCGGGAGCAGGCCGTCGGCGGCTCGATACTTGAGTCCAGACTGCGCCCCTACGTGATGCCGGCAGATCGTTCGCTCGACATCGACACGCTGGAGGATTTTGACCGCGCGGAGTTGCGGTTTGGCGGGGTGAGAAGGGCTGCCTGACGGTCCCTAAGCTATGGTGAGACTAGCGGAAGCGTCGCACCCAGCCCGTAGCCTTCCAAGTACCGCGGATTTGTGGCGAGGTCACGGGGTCCGGTTTTGATGCTCCCGACGAGATGTCGCACAGGATCAAGCACTGAGTCTTCCGGAATGTCCAAGGCTGCATCCTGCTGCATCGCATCCTCGACCAGACGGAGCACGGTCTCCTTGGCAGATAGGCCCTCTCTCGCGGCGAGGCGCTTGATCATGTCTTTTTGTTCTCTGGTCAGCTTCATTCCGAACCAGACAGGCTTTTGCTTGGACATTCTCCTGTAGAGGATTCGCCTTCGAAAAAAGTAACGGAGTGAGGTGTTGCAACGTTCCAGCCGGGAGTTGCAACCCAGGACTTACGCTGCCTTCCGCCTCACATCATCTGCCCCCGTCCCACCAACCGTGTGACGCAGCTTCCAAGCCCCATCCACCTGTGTCCACAGGTGCTTGGGCCGGAAGCGATCGGTGATTTCGTGGAATTGCTCCTCGGGCAAATCGAGGTATTCCATGACTTCCGAGAAGTACCGGTCGGGGAATTCGCCGTCGAAGCGCTCCACCAGTGCGATGCCCTCTTCGCGGGTCAGATGACCGTTGCGAATCTCCTGGCTCGCCTCATAGGTGGCGCGGCCGATTCCAAATTTGATATACGTGGTGTAGTAGTGCAGGTCGTCGATCTTGTCATCGATCGAAATGTACTTGGAGTAGGTGCCCTGCGTGCGGAACGGGCGGGCCTTGAAGCCGGTGTTCTCCACCGCGTAGTAATAGATCTCCTGCGGGATCCACTTCAGGTAGTAGCCCAGGTAGTGCACCTCGAACTCGCGACCTTTCATCTGGTCGGGGCTGACAGGCAAATAGGGCTGCAGGTCGGCAAGTGACACGCCGTGCTGCTCCCGCAACTCAGCCACCGTCACGCCCCCCAGGGCCAGATCGTCCAGATTGTCGTAGGTAAAGAACGATTTGTCGCGGAGAGATGTCTGATTGTCTGCGATGGGATTGCCGTATTCGGCTTCGTTCTCTCCGTAGAAAATGAGCGGGATATCCAGATCGACCGCGAGCCGCGGGGCGAGGTTCTTCTGCCCTAGAATGAACGTCTGGAACGGGTGATACAGGTTCTCGATGGAGAGCTTCGTGAGCAGCTTCATCACCCGTCCATTGCGGCGAAAGCTGATGTTGTCGAAGCCACCGACATCGATCCAGTTCTGCCAGTTCTTGAGGCCGTACTCGGTGTACAGGATGGGCGGCCAGGTCACCGTGAGCGGGTTCATCCCATACTTGTACTTCAGGATGTGCGCCTGAAACGCCGAGTCCTTGCCTCCCGAACCGGGCACCAGGCAGTCATATCGACCGTCGCTCCGGCGATGCTTGTCCAGCAGTCGGACCAGTTCTTCCTCCCGCTTTTCCCAGTTGATGGCCAGCTTGTTGTCGGCAGTGCGACATGCATCGCAGATGCCGTCGTCGTCGATGTTCATCGTCGGCTTCTTCTGCTGCATGGTGTGCTTGAATTCAGGCACACTGGCAGGCCGCTGGTTCGAAATGACACAGCGCTTGCAGAAAATGACCTCTTCAGGCAGGCCGTACGTGTTCTCCATGGGAGCGATCGGGAAAAGTGAATCCGGTATCACTCCCGCGGGGGCAAAGGCCGTGCCGGGGCGCTGGCCGGCGGCCGTGCCGGGGCGATGGCCGGCGGCCGAAGACTCCGCAGTCTCGGCGTCCTGCCCCTACTCGAACGGAATCTGATTCGTATCGAACCGCGGGAGCAGATAACGATGGTGTCGGTCCAGATCGGCCGCCTCGCCTTCGTCCGCCAGAGCCAGCAGCCCCAGCGCACAATCGAACTGCTCAAGGACGCCGAGCAGCCCCTCGTTCCACCCGCCGTAGGGGTAGCACATGACCCAGAAATCGTCCACCGGGCTACCGATTTCCCGCAGAAACGCCAGCGAGCCCTCGATTTCCCGCCGCTGGGTCTCCTCATCCACGGAATTCAGCCAATAGTGCGAATCGCCGTGTGAGCCCACATACATCCCGTTTTTCTGCATGTGGCGCAACTGATCGACGCTGCAGTACAACTCCCGCGCAAACGCCTCCTCACTCACACCGACGTGACGAGCAAAAAGATCACGGGCGATGCGGCCGCGCAATTCCTCAGGCAGCGCCACCTGCAGCATGCGCTTCACATAGATGGTCTCCGGGTCGTCGAATACGAACGTTTTTGCCCACTTTGACCGGTATTCCGACGGTTTCTGGAGGTCATATTCGTCGCGGTGCGCATCCACCGCTTCATCCACCTCCCGACCCAGCGTCTGCACATCCGCGCTGGCCAGCACGAAATGCACCCGGTTGACGTCCAGCAGTTCGCGCCGCACGGCAGGCCCCACAGGAGGAAAAAACGCTGCCGGCATACCCCGCTCTGCAAGCATGGGAAATGCGACCGTGTAGTGGTCGATATACCCGTCGTCAAAGGTCAAAAGTGCCGCATTCGGCGGCAGATCGTCCCCTGTCCGCGCGGCGTGAACCACCTGCGCCATACTTACCGGGGAAAAATGACGGGCGATGTGGTCCAGCTGAAAGCGGAAGGTGTCGATTGACCGCCCCTTGATGCCCGGGTAGCGGGAGTGCTCAAGCTCCCGGACATAGTGGTACATAATGATCGTGACGCGGCGCATCAGAGGCGGTTCGGACGGTCCTGATCCGTATCGCCGCGCAGGAGACGGATGGGCAGGGAGCCGGCCCCGGCCTTGAAAGCCATGCGCAGCGGCACGTTGCGTTGTTCGAACGGCTCGAAATAGTTGGGCAGGACGAGCTCCGCATGCTCACGAACCTCCACCCAACCCGGTAGCGCCTCGTCCGGCACGCCGTAGTGGACCAGGTCCAGATACGCACATTCCTGCTCACGCGTCAGGGCGCGAAGCGCGGGGGTACACGATGCGAGCGCGCCCGCATCGCCCACGAGATCTACGATTCTCAGGACGGCACCCTTGGGCGAATCGACTTTGCGCAGGACCAACAGGGCGTCGTCGTTGTGCGCGAACTGATACTCGTACCAGGGGTGCTCCGCGTAGCGTGCGCGCAGGTAGTCCAGAGACTTGCGCGGACGGCTCGCCACGGGCGGCAGGTTTTCCGGCAGTTTGCGGGTAATTGTCAGTTTTCCTGCGCCCGATGCGTGCTCGCGCGCAACATCGGGCACACCGCCCGCCGGCCCATCCGGGCCGATCTCGGGAAACAGCGCCGCGTGCGCCATCGGCCCCACGGTGTAGCCCAGCGCCCGGTAAATCGGCACCACCATGTCCGAAATGCCCACTGCGCAAATCAGATCTGGCCGCCGAATTCGCTTTACCGTGTTGAGGAGTTGCAGGCCCAGCCCGGGTGCAGCGGCGTCATCGCGCACCTTCCACACAGCGAGCGCCAGGTCTTTCCAGTCCGCGGCCGGATCGAATCGCCGGAAGGGAATAAAGCCCAGAAGCCCCAGCAATTCTCCGTCGCGCAACGCCAGCACGAAGGTCAACGCCTCGGCATCATCGGGATCCTGATGTTGCCATCGCAGGAGTTCCGGGTGTCGCACAAAGACGTGCCCTTTCTGCCAATGCGTATCCAGAAACGCCAGAATCGCGGCCTCATCGACCTTTTTGGCCTGTCGGATCTCCATCAT contains:
- a CDS encoding NAD(P)-dependent oxidoreductase, translating into MKKILITGGAGFIGYHLARHLLETGHEVELLDDFSRGVRDDALVALFEHPGLSLRSANLLTQDMDDLPADYSAIVHLAAMIGVAHVMRRPYRVLTDNVRMLDAALAIGHRQNDLDRFLFASTSEIYAGTLRSIGMTIPTPESTSLVLPPLTEARTSYMLSKAYGEAMCFQSGLPCTVFRPHNVYGPRMGLSHVIPELHRKTRDLPVGGVLEVASPEHRRTFCYVEDAARQIAAMLTGDVVGESLNLGQPGPEIPMRKLAKTLLRAIGRSDVEVRGLPDTPGSPTRRCPDMSRTFDRLGLAPGVSLEEGLRRTTSWYEEHVFSGAGVSAV
- a CDS encoding aminotransferase class I/II-fold pyridoxal phosphate-dependent enzyme gives rise to the protein MIPLAIPNMAGNEARYLAECVETNFVSSVGRFVTRLEEQCAGIAGTRRAVATSAGTTGLQLALLGVGVRPGDVVITPALSFIATANAVRHCGAEPWFVDIDADSWSLSPDQLSEALEAQGRRTADGWVHRPSGRRIAAILPVHLNGIPALMQELRAIADRFDVPLVADAAAAIGASLHHGQLFDLADASVFSFNGNKTVTAGGGGCVVTNDEQVADRMKHLSTTARTGPDYDHDEVGFNFRMTNLQAAVGCAQLEQVETFLAHKRTIQERYDRAFAGTLGASPHIDYGTSACWLSVAMTSGLDETRSLIAGLAERGVMARTFFKPLNRQIPYVDAPSEATPVSDRIWGRVLTLPCSTGLTEAEQETVIAAVHDAVGARVEAGAEFEAGAGAAETLATHSDSRAA
- a CDS encoding acylneuraminate cytidylyltransferase family protein — its product is MSVIGLITARAGSKRIPDKNVRTLGGRPLICWTFESATEARSLDRVVLSTDCPYMAHLARQQGVEVPFLRPAELAGDHSSHDDVVRHAVEALEGVEWVVLLQPTSPFRSAGDIDAAVELARRTGDAVIGVAEAPAPLALMWQPSAAGTLRPLQSPDGTYIRSQDQPPVYYTNGALYVFSREQAVGGSILESRLRPYVMPADRSLDIDTLEDFDRAELRFGGVRRAA
- a CDS encoding polysaccharide deacetylase family protein; this translates as MRRVTIIMYHYVRELEHSRYPGIKGRSIDTFRFQLDHIARHFSPVSMAQVVHAARTGDDLPPNAALLTFDDGYIDHYTVAFPMLAERGMPAAFFPPVGPAVRRELLDVNRVHFVLASADVQTLGREVDEAVDAHRDEYDLQKPSEYRSKWAKTFVFDDPETIYVKRMLQVALPEELRGRIARDLFARHVGVSEEAFARELYCSVDQLRHMQKNGMYVGSHGDSHYWLNSVDEETQRREIEGSLAFLREIGSPVDDFWVMCYPYGGWNEGLLGVLEQFDCALGLLALADEGEAADLDRHHRYLLPRFDTNQIPFE
- a CDS encoding N-acetyl sugar amidotransferase; protein product: MENTYGLPEEVIFCKRCVISNQRPASVPEFKHTMQQKKPTMNIDDDGICDACRTADNKLAINWEKREEELVRLLDKHRRSDGRYDCLVPGSGGKDSAFQAHILKYKYGMNPLTVTWPPILYTEYGLKNWQNWIDVGGFDNISFRRNGRVMKLLTKLSIENLYHPFQTFILGQKNLAPRLAVDLDIPLIFYGENEAEYGNPIADNQTSLRDKSFFTYDNLDDLALGGVTVAELREQHGVSLADLQPYLPVSPDQMKGREFEVHYLGYYLKWIPQEIYYYAVENTGFKARPFRTQGTYSKYISIDDKIDDLHYYTTYIKFGIGRATYEASQEIRNGHLTREEGIALVERFDGEFPDRYFSEVMEYLDLPEEQFHEITDRFRPKHLWTQVDGAWKLRHTVGGTGADDVRRKAA